Proteins co-encoded in one Candidatus Poribacteria bacterium genomic window:
- a CDS encoding ABC transporter permease, producing the protein MKFRDAIIAGVQPLTQNRLRAGLSILGIFIGVAGVLCMVAIGDGAKRILVEDIEKLGGANQFTFYTRTSIFKRGRLRRTTERYTLEDAYAIEAECPEVLYVLPNHESFENFVSSRTGNQALALIEAATADYARGMNWKLQTGRFLTENDIETAAQVCVLGADIAIELFGEVSPVGQEVKVRYYRYWRQKPVRMRVVGVMKPKGRSLTWEYCLDDAVCVPLTTYQQRLTGIRYVEYMIVFFQKDANVNSVIACGKSILRKRHRGQDNFITYYIPKLTFRRLDHIQKVIKITLGSIAGFSLFVSGIGIMNICLVSVGEKTREIGLRKSVGAKRIHIFYQFLTESICLCLCGGLLGIVGGWGAAHALSRLAVRIVLVVDAWPVVLSLRWILISVTFSIVMGVGFGVYPAIRAAQLSPIDALRSEN; encoded by the coding sequence ATGAAATTTCGTGATGCGATCATCGCGGGTGTACAACCACTCACGCAAAATAGACTCCGTGCAGGATTGTCCATTCTCGGCATTTTCATCGGGGTTGCGGGTGTGTTATGCATGGTCGCTATTGGCGATGGTGCGAAAAGAATCCTCGTCGAAGACATTGAAAAACTTGGCGGGGCAAATCAGTTTACATTCTATACGCGGACATCTATTTTCAAACGCGGACGACTCCGGCGAACCACTGAACGATACACGCTTGAGGATGCCTATGCTATTGAGGCAGAATGCCCCGAGGTCTTATATGTCTTGCCGAATCATGAATCCTTTGAAAATTTTGTTAGCAGCCGAACTGGAAACCAAGCCCTGGCACTCATAGAAGCTGCGACTGCAGACTATGCCCGCGGCATGAACTGGAAACTACAAACTGGCAGATTTCTCACCGAAAACGATATAGAGACTGCAGCGCAGGTCTGCGTTTTGGGAGCCGACATTGCTATTGAGTTGTTTGGCGAAGTATCCCCGGTCGGACAAGAAGTAAAGGTCCGGTATTATCGTTATTGGCGACAAAAGCCAGTACGGATGCGCGTCGTGGGTGTGATGAAACCCAAGGGACGTAGTCTCACTTGGGAGTATTGCTTGGATGATGCTGTCTGTGTTCCATTGACGACCTATCAACAACGGCTTACAGGCATTCGCTACGTTGAATACATGATTGTCTTTTTTCAAAAAGATGCCAATGTTAACAGTGTCATTGCTTGTGGTAAGAGTATCCTGCGTAAAAGACACCGCGGGCAGGATAACTTTATTACTTACTATATCCCGAAACTGACATTTCGGCGATTGGATCACATCCAAAAGGTGATAAAGATTACTTTGGGTAGTATTGCGGGTTTCTCGCTGTTCGTCAGCGGCATCGGCATCATGAATATCTGTCTCGTCTCTGTCGGCGAAAAGACGCGGGAGATAGGTTTACGGAAATCGGTGGGTGCGAAACGGATTCACATTTTTTATCAATTTTTGACAGAATCAATCTGTCTCTGTTTGTGTGGTGGGCTGCTTGGCATTGTAGGCGGTTGGGGTGCGGCACACGCGCTGTCACGGCTTGCGGTGCGGATTGTGTTAGTTGTGGATGCATGGCCCGTCGTATTATCCTTACGGTGGATACTGATTTCTGTTACCTTTTCAATTGTCATGGGCGTGGGTTTCGGGGTCTATCCTGCAATTCGGGCAGCGCAACTTTCACCTATTGACGCACTCCGCTCCGAGAATTAA
- a CDS encoding sigma 54-interacting transcriptional regulator, with translation MNLPTPVISDNSQHIIGESAPMQVVLRQVAQVAPTKATVLITGETGVGKDVIAQAIHEGSPRKNRPFKAVNCGAFYQDLLQSELFGHEKGAFTGATNQRRGVFEQADGGTLFLDEVAEMSPEVQVKFLRVLETQEFNRLGGERNIKVNVRIIAATNVNLTTSVRERKFRQDLYYRLNLFRIQIPPLRDRREDIPLFVSAFIPELSAEHGKPITSITSDALNYLQNADWYGNVRELRNAIETAIISATTEELQLKDFPMDPESQQVSLVPVQTSGTQLVDATTTETDLLDEPGGVLQVVDTPAGAIATGNIAIYKTILGLILSAIRLLEPAATAGNEVPFLIPDEDTSWMQISDTDDAADVLKKALEILSTIAKTLEHRAQEGVLPIAAPIGQRGGSQGEYLPVLDEEDVIGRVGMTMAEIERAAIQKTLAEAEGNKTEAAKILDIGVRTLHRKLDAYKQEANNNSDDSFNQE, from the coding sequence ATGAATCTTCCAACACCGGTTATCAGCGATAATTCACAACACATCATCGGTGAATCCGCACCGATGCAGGTTGTTTTGCGTCAAGTCGCTCAGGTCGCGCCGACGAAAGCGACTGTCCTCATTACAGGTGAAACGGGTGTCGGAAAAGATGTCATCGCACAGGCTATTCATGAAGGTAGCCCGCGTAAAAATAGACCCTTCAAAGCAGTCAATTGCGGTGCATTTTACCAAGACCTCCTGCAGAGTGAACTCTTCGGACATGAAAAAGGTGCTTTCACCGGCGCAACAAATCAAAGACGCGGCGTGTTTGAACAGGCAGATGGCGGGACGCTTTTTTTGGACGAAGTCGCGGAAATGTCGCCCGAAGTGCAAGTGAAATTTCTGCGCGTCTTAGAGACACAGGAATTCAACCGGCTCGGTGGTGAAAGAAATATTAAAGTCAATGTCCGAATTATCGCTGCTACAAATGTCAATCTTACAACATCGGTAAGGGAGAGAAAGTTTAGACAGGATCTCTACTACCGCCTCAATCTCTTTCGCATCCAGATCCCGCCACTCCGCGACCGTCGTGAGGACATTCCACTTTTCGTCTCCGCGTTCATCCCTGAATTAAGCGCAGAACACGGTAAACCGATTACCAGTATAACGTCGGACGCACTGAATTATCTCCAGAATGCTGATTGGTACGGCAACGTGCGTGAGCTTAGAAATGCCATAGAAACGGCTATTATCTCAGCCACCACCGAAGAACTGCAACTGAAAGATTTCCCGATGGATCCTGAATCCCAACAGGTTTCCTTAGTGCCTGTGCAAACCTCTGGCACGCAGCTCGTTGACGCAACCACCACCGAGACAGACTTACTTGATGAACCAGGAGGAGTTTTGCAGGTTGTTGATACCCCTGCTGGTGCAATCGCGACGGGAAATATAGCCATTTACAAGACAATTCTCGGACTTATCCTCTCGGCAATCCGTTTATTGGAACCAGCTGCCACAGCCGGTAATGAAGTGCCGTTCCTCATTCCAGATGAAGATACCAGTTGGATGCAAATTAGCGACACGGATGACGCAGCGGATGTCCTCAAAAAAGCGTTGGAAATCCTTTCAACGATCGCCAAAACGCTTGAGCATCGAGCGCAAGAAGGCGTTTTACCGATTGCTGCACCCATAGGACAGCGAGGCGGTTCACAGGGTGAATATCTGCCTGTGCTTGATGAAGAAGATGTCATCGGTAGGGTCGGTATGACAATGGCGGAAATTGAAAGGGCAGCGATCCAAAAGACGCTCGCAGAAGCAGAGGGTAATAAAACAGAAGCGGCGAAAATTCTCGACATCGGCGTACGAACCTTACACCGAAAGTTAGACGCTTACAAGCAGGAAGCCAATAACAATTCGGATGATAGTTTTAATCAGGAATAA